The Marinobacter sp. ANT_B65 genome has a segment encoding these proteins:
- a CDS encoding DUF6519 domain-containing protein gives MKGDFSRYTFDPTKGFTQVLRQQGRVDVDADWNEQQAIHSYLDRTTRSDLIGPAGAPIENAGFSIELDDGALRIGAGHFYVQGQFVELGQATLLADQPYLAGVYPFLDTDGTPIEDPASGRYVFFLETWDYHITAVEDPSLKEPALGASGPDTTTRLKTAWRVRALRLGDTSSEVHCETSTPAWSRLITPPDGTLAARARAEPAATNLCVLPETAGYQSLDHHHYYVEVHDAGSDGAATWKWSRDSAAFVARWLARNGNELTVSTTGFDAHIGFRNGGTIELTSDTLELAGLPGTLVRVDLVAGDVLHIDAATATGSLDLATFGDNPKIRAWDSAGALSLTSGAFLALENGVEVEFGAGTYNTGDYWMIPARSGIGVLWPQTGGVPQARKRFGTEHRFARLAIMDFSGEDWSPVADCRPLFPWANALMTLDVLSGDAQHVLPDPANAAALLQLPQPLQVGVARGAYPVPNARVRFRVTAGNGQLTGGASEFVMFTDSNGHAQVDFLLDSTTLVQTVEAQLQSPGADPRHLTHQFSARLSRASEVSFDPANCPPLAGDRTVQAAIERLCQNHASGCATYVLSPESDWRAVLLGLTPGEHAHICFRRGIYRTDTRIELRNLGHIVLSGAGAGSRILTEGPECALLFANCASLKVSDLAFAAPKASDPQSPIADINGVLTAQACGEVTVQGVHILTGASDRNDRACLTVREVQGGTATTVTPRVQISDSEFLVGNGQTGVLITDAGIVNISHNRVTGQGEVPPATDSDGNNIINPALLDGILNRLVSNMVADTGQPQGRPEKGVQVSAGMFTAYIDSTIDERDWRMAVAKNPPVEAELKDNEAFAVYLGRVADDIAANPSHAPSYERIRNAVKLASLEPELKPEAARRIILGEQPIEVSVASPGNTGRRISLSVREHRVSFNSELNQAQWNQLIGAVPTKTVNSPSVLSQVVRETARRLAIDPTFRARFDFAEKLIGNLVARTAGVAAKGIICGGRRLDEVSISGNSFERVHEGIRVAVSHSAEASAPPDFSRAVAICDNHITLSLPGAATRGNQGILIGNAQRVLVSGNELRYSRLGDDPLFAVGIELWGHYGSQIHLRENTVERAESAIRVTFENDIGVTKEVTALWRAIGNLSVGGGEAPFVFRTDPGSSGSAQTVNFIQRDNMAVEE, from the coding sequence ATGAAGGGCGACTTCTCACGTTACACATTTGATCCCACCAAGGGATTTACTCAGGTACTTCGACAGCAGGGCCGGGTCGACGTGGATGCGGACTGGAACGAGCAACAGGCTATTCATAGCTACCTCGACCGCACGACTCGCAGCGATCTGATTGGGCCGGCGGGTGCACCAATCGAAAACGCCGGTTTTTCTATCGAACTTGATGACGGTGCCTTGCGTATCGGTGCCGGGCACTTCTACGTGCAGGGACAGTTCGTTGAGCTCGGTCAGGCAACTCTACTGGCGGACCAGCCCTATCTGGCTGGCGTTTATCCTTTTCTTGATACCGACGGCACACCGATAGAGGATCCGGCTTCTGGCCGCTATGTGTTCTTTCTGGAGACCTGGGATTATCACATTACGGCGGTTGAAGACCCGTCCCTGAAAGAACCTGCTCTTGGAGCGAGTGGGCCCGACACCACCACTCGCCTTAAAACCGCCTGGCGTGTGCGCGCCCTGCGCCTTGGTGATACTTCGAGTGAGGTGCATTGCGAAACATCCACACCAGCCTGGAGCAGGCTGATCACACCACCCGATGGCACATTGGCCGCACGGGCTCGCGCTGAACCGGCAGCCACCAACCTTTGCGTTCTGCCCGAGACCGCAGGCTACCAGAGCCTTGACCATCACCATTATTACGTTGAAGTCCACGATGCCGGCAGCGATGGCGCCGCCACCTGGAAGTGGTCACGGGATAGCGCAGCATTCGTGGCGCGTTGGCTGGCGCGCAACGGCAACGAGCTGACGGTGTCCACCACCGGGTTCGATGCGCATATCGGTTTTCGTAACGGGGGCACTATTGAGTTAACCAGTGACACACTTGAGCTGGCCGGCCTGCCGGGCACCCTGGTACGCGTTGATCTGGTAGCAGGTGATGTGTTGCATATAGACGCCGCCACCGCTACCGGGTCCCTTGATCTCGCAACATTCGGCGACAACCCCAAAATTCGCGCCTGGGACAGCGCTGGTGCACTGTCGCTGACCTCCGGCGCGTTTCTGGCGCTGGAAAATGGCGTTGAAGTGGAATTCGGTGCAGGTACCTACAACACCGGCGACTATTGGATGATCCCGGCCCGCTCAGGTATTGGCGTGCTTTGGCCACAGACTGGCGGCGTGCCACAGGCACGTAAAAGATTTGGCACTGAGCATCGCTTCGCACGACTGGCAATCATGGACTTTTCGGGCGAGGACTGGAGCCCTGTCGCGGACTGCCGCCCTCTGTTCCCCTGGGCCAATGCACTGATGACACTGGACGTGCTGAGTGGTGATGCGCAACACGTGTTGCCCGATCCAGCCAATGCCGCAGCGCTGCTGCAGCTGCCGCAACCGCTGCAAGTCGGTGTCGCGCGCGGCGCTTATCCGGTACCGAATGCCCGCGTGCGATTTCGCGTTACTGCAGGCAATGGCCAGTTGACGGGCGGTGCCTCAGAGTTCGTGATGTTCACTGACAGCAACGGCCACGCCCAGGTCGATTTCCTGCTCGATTCAACCACCCTGGTTCAAACGGTCGAAGCACAATTGCAAAGCCCCGGCGCTGACCCACGCCACCTCACACACCAGTTCAGTGCTCGTCTGTCGCGCGCTTCAGAGGTGTCTTTCGACCCTGCCAATTGTCCACCACTGGCCGGTGATCGTACGGTGCAGGCCGCTATCGAGCGATTATGCCAAAACCACGCGTCGGGATGTGCCACTTATGTGCTGTCGCCGGAGAGTGACTGGCGTGCGGTATTACTGGGCCTTACCCCGGGTGAGCATGCGCATATCTGCTTCCGGCGCGGTATCTACCGTACAGACACCCGAATTGAACTGCGCAATCTCGGGCATATCGTACTATCCGGTGCAGGTGCTGGCAGCCGCATCCTTACAGAAGGCCCTGAGTGCGCATTGCTGTTTGCAAACTGCGCCAGCCTGAAAGTCAGCGACCTCGCATTTGCAGCCCCCAAGGCCAGTGATCCCCAATCACCGATTGCCGATATCAACGGTGTACTGACGGCACAGGCCTGCGGCGAGGTCACGGTACAGGGCGTGCATATTCTTACTGGCGCCTCAGACCGCAATGACCGGGCCTGCCTTACTGTCCGCGAGGTTCAGGGTGGCACTGCCACAACCGTAACACCGCGAGTGCAGATCAGTGACAGCGAATTTCTCGTGGGAAATGGTCAGACAGGAGTACTGATCACCGATGCCGGAATCGTCAACATCAGTCACAACCGTGTCACTGGCCAGGGAGAGGTACCACCAGCAACCGACTCTGACGGCAATAATATTATCAACCCGGCCCTGCTCGATGGCATCCTGAATCGACTTGTATCGAATATGGTCGCCGACACTGGCCAGCCGCAAGGCAGGCCCGAGAAAGGAGTTCAAGTCTCTGCGGGCATGTTCACCGCCTACATTGACTCGACAATCGATGAGCGCGACTGGCGAATGGCTGTAGCGAAAAACCCACCCGTCGAGGCAGAGCTGAAAGACAACGAGGCATTCGCGGTTTATCTTGGGCGCGTTGCAGACGATATTGCAGCCAACCCATCACATGCACCAAGCTATGAGCGCATACGCAACGCGGTGAAGCTGGCATCACTTGAGCCGGAACTGAAGCCTGAGGCGGCACGCCGCATCATTCTCGGCGAGCAACCCATTGAAGTTTCTGTAGCATCGCCCGGCAATACAGGCCGCAGGATATCACTCAGCGTGCGCGAGCACCGGGTCTCGTTCAACTCAGAACTGAACCAGGCGCAATGGAACCAGCTCATTGGTGCAGTGCCAACCAAAACCGTCAACTCCCCGAGCGTGCTCAGCCAGGTGGTGAGAGAAACAGCGCGCCGGCTTGCGATCGACCCTACGTTTCGTGCCCGGTTCGATTTCGCGGAAAAACTGATTGGAAACCTCGTTGCGAGAACGGCAGGCGTAGCCGCCAAAGGTATAATCTGTGGTGGTCGTCGTCTCGATGAAGTAAGCATCAGCGGCAACAGCTTTGAGCGAGTGCACGAAGGCATTCGCGTTGCGGTCAGCCATAGCGCTGAGGCATCAGCACCACCAGACTTCAGCCGCGCAGTGGCAATATGCGACAACCACATCACACTATCACTGCCCGGGGCAGCGACACGGGGTAATCAGGGTATTTTGATTGGCAATGCACAACGCGTTCTCGTCAGCGGGAATGAGCTGCGTTACTCCCGGCTTGGCGATGACCCGCTGTTCGCTGTTGGCATTGAATTGTGGGGGCATTACGGCTCACAAATACATCTGCGTGAGAACACTGTTGAACGCGCTGAAAGCGCAATACGGGTCACCTTTGAAAACGATATTGGTGTTACCAAAGAGGTCACTGCACTGTGGCGCGCCATCGGCAACCTTTCCGTCGGTGGCGGCGAAGCACCATTCGTATTCAGGACAGACCCGGGAAGCTCTGGCAGCGCGCAGACAGTAAACTTTATCCAGCGCGACAATATGGCTGTCGAGGAATAA
- a CDS encoding response regulator transcription factor: MMNVLLVEDDIDLATTIVDYLEIESIDCDHASNGLMGLNLVQRNHYQMIILDINMPKMDGLTLCSTLREKGMDIPILMLTARDSLENKLQGFEAGSDDYLVKPFSIKELVARVNVLAKRRSGEVKRLIMGGLTLDLAQHTCQIKNKILKVSPIAFKLLEVLVRASPQAVSRQQIMQAVWGGEQPDSNSLKVHIYHIRKQLDAEGCNVVLDTVPGFGFALRESGEGES, from the coding sequence ATGATGAATGTACTATTGGTTGAGGATGATATTGACCTCGCTACCACCATTGTTGACTATCTCGAAATCGAATCGATTGACTGTGATCATGCCAGTAATGGACTGATGGGGCTGAACCTGGTTCAGCGCAACCATTATCAAATGATCATACTCGATATTAACATGCCCAAAATGGACGGCTTGACCCTTTGCAGTACACTGCGTGAAAAAGGCATGGATATACCTATACTCATGCTGACGGCCCGCGATAGTCTGGAAAATAAACTACAGGGTTTTGAAGCCGGTAGTGACGACTATCTCGTTAAGCCTTTTTCGATAAAAGAGTTGGTGGCACGGGTAAATGTACTTGCAAAGCGTCGTAGCGGTGAAGTAAAACGATTGATTATGGGTGGTTTGACCCTGGATTTGGCCCAGCACACTTGCCAGATAAAAAATAAAATTTTAAAAGTTTCTCCCATAGCATTTAAATTGTTGGAAGTATTGGTGCGTGCAAGCCCGCAAGCGGTGAGCCGGCAACAGATTATGCAGGCAGTATGGGGTGGTGAACAACCTGATAGTAATAGCCTGAAAGTTCATATTTATCATATTAGAAAGCAGCTTGATGCCGAAGGCTGCAATGTTGTACTGGATACGGTTCCAGGTTTTGGTTTTGCGTTAAGAGAGAGTGGTGAGGGAGAGTCATAG
- a CDS encoding helicase HerA-like domain-containing protein: MPEDSVFIGKGSSVQSLLLKRANRHGLIAGATGTGKTVTLQILAEGFSAQGVPVFMADVKGDLSGISQPGTTKPFLTKRAAQVGLEPYDFTGFPTVFWDVFGKKGHPMRATVSDMGPLLLSRLLELNDTQEGVLNIAFKLSDDHGMALLDLKDLRALMTFVSEQSKELTALYGNVSKASVGAIQRRLLQLEQQGGDQFFGEPALELADLMRCDAAGRGHINLLAADQLIERPQLYATILLWLLAELFEELPEVGDPEKPRLVFFFDEAHLLFEDAPKALLQKVEQVVRLIRSKGVGVYFVSQNPTDIPDKILGQLGNRVQHALRAFTSRDQKAVRAAASTFRQNPGLDTEKVITELGVGEALVSTLDAKGTPSIVDRTLIRPPSSRIGPATAQERKSILSQSEFGPRYDQVVDRESAYEKLQKRAEQAAREAEQATLDKNRVYKAPARKSRKTASARRSSRQGVFETMAKSVARTMGREVTRSLLRGVLGSLFKGR, from the coding sequence GTGCCGGAAGATTCAGTTTTCATAGGAAAAGGCAGTTCCGTTCAGAGCCTGCTGCTAAAACGAGCCAATCGTCATGGCCTTATCGCCGGAGCAACCGGTACCGGCAAAACGGTCACCCTGCAGATTCTTGCGGAAGGATTTTCTGCTCAGGGTGTGCCGGTGTTCATGGCTGATGTTAAAGGCGATTTGTCTGGCATATCCCAGCCAGGCACGACCAAGCCTTTTCTTACCAAACGTGCAGCGCAGGTTGGCCTGGAACCCTACGATTTCACTGGTTTTCCCACGGTATTCTGGGATGTGTTTGGTAAAAAAGGCCATCCCATGCGGGCCACTGTTTCGGATATGGGCCCGCTTCTACTGTCCCGCCTGCTTGAACTCAACGACACTCAGGAAGGCGTTCTCAACATAGCCTTCAAGCTCTCGGACGATCACGGCATGGCCTTGCTGGATCTGAAAGACCTGCGAGCATTAATGACCTTTGTCTCCGAACAGTCAAAGGAACTCACAGCTTTATATGGCAACGTCAGTAAAGCATCCGTAGGCGCTATACAGCGTCGCTTGTTGCAGCTTGAGCAGCAGGGCGGTGATCAGTTTTTTGGTGAACCGGCCCTGGAACTTGCCGATCTGATGCGTTGCGATGCCGCCGGCCGCGGGCACATTAACTTGCTGGCGGCTGATCAGCTAATCGAACGGCCGCAGCTATATGCCACCATTCTGCTCTGGCTCCTGGCCGAGCTGTTTGAAGAATTGCCCGAAGTCGGAGACCCCGAAAAACCCAGGCTGGTGTTCTTTTTCGATGAAGCCCACCTGCTGTTTGAAGATGCTCCGAAAGCTCTGCTGCAAAAAGTTGAACAGGTAGTGCGGTTGATTCGGTCCAAAGGGGTAGGGGTCTATTTTGTTTCACAAAACCCAACAGACATTCCCGACAAAATACTTGGCCAGCTCGGCAACCGGGTGCAGCATGCTTTAAGAGCATTTACCTCCCGCGATCAGAAAGCCGTTCGTGCTGCGGCCTCTACCTTCCGCCAAAACCCCGGCCTTGATACCGAAAAAGTCATAACGGAACTCGGAGTTGGTGAAGCCCTGGTTTCCACACTCGATGCGAAAGGCACGCCATCCATCGTTGACCGAACGCTTATACGGCCACCGTCTTCGCGTATAGGGCCAGCTACGGCCCAGGAACGTAAAAGTATTCTCAGCCAGAGTGAGTTTGGCCCCCGTTATGATCAGGTTGTTGACCGTGAATCTGCCTATGAAAAACTACAAAAACGGGCAGAGCAGGCCGCCAGAGAAGCTGAACAGGCAACTCTTGATAAAAACAGGGTTTATAAAGCCCCGGCCAGAAAAAGCAGAAAAACCGCATCAGCTCGACGTTCCTCACGCCAGGGGGTTTTTGAAACCATGGCAAAAAGCGTGGCGCGTACAATGGGCAGGGAAGTAACCCGGAGTCTCTTGCGGGGTGTGCTTGGGTCTTTGTTCAAAGGGCGTTAA
- a CDS encoding DUF3465 domain-containing protein encodes MKNLLIAFLVVAGIFGYLQNNPDTVSSFAEETVQSDQTLADAYKNQLSGIQVHGSAEVSHILRDDNKGSRHQRFILRLPSGQTVLVAHNIDLAPRISNLNKGDRVQYFGQYEWNAKGGVLHWTHHDPKGRHVGGWLKHEGQTYQ; translated from the coding sequence ATGAAAAACCTGCTTATTGCATTTCTTGTTGTCGCTGGCATCTTCGGATATCTCCAGAATAACCCGGATACAGTCTCTTCATTTGCTGAAGAGACTGTACAGAGCGACCAGACGCTTGCGGACGCCTATAAAAACCAGTTAAGCGGTATACAGGTCCACGGGTCAGCAGAAGTCAGCCATATTCTCCGTGATGACAACAAGGGCAGCCGTCATCAAAGGTTTATTCTGCGGCTACCGTCTGGCCAGACGGTGTTAGTCGCCCACAACATCGACCTGGCGCCAAGAATAAGTAATCTGAACAAAGGCGACAGAGTGCAGTATTTTGGTCAGTACGAATGGAATGCCAAAGGCGGCGTTCTGCACTGGACACATCATGACCCCAAGGGACGACATGTGGGCGGATGGCTTAAGCACGAAGGGCAAACCTACCAATAA
- a CDS encoding sensor histidine kinase — translation MEIRPSLRLFSFISIVLLGSVMAVGFSLLSVNYYISGLDKGLKGVMFDIARTTDVADGQSVDVIGFNVARRWEDTPEIIQKRFGSPPEEVNQLQKLKDQSSIFSIPENIYFVVLADMPEGGRKFVSRIMLERDRVELPGDTPPKNRLYWALFSALLAISVFSFILFMIMQKIAKPVESLKNWAKSMDQDNIQSSPPDFSYSELNVLASMIQSSLISAHRSLEREQDFLSYASHELRTPISVIRSNVDLLQRLSEKCPLSEKQQLTLQRIQRAGLTMSDLTETLLWLSRGDEQDMEPEPINLHEKVNFLCDELNYLLNNKDVDVDIDVESFQINVRATACHIVLSNLIRNAYQHTQHGQVKVIQSGSRVTIINSKRKIDSSLFETGSKIKKVAMGYGLGLQLSEKIIKRHGWFYEIADEQGHYQVTVDFCDSNHADPGKDFPRSGGHASTIPEEE, via the coding sequence GTGGAAATCAGGCCAAGCCTCAGGCTATTCTCTTTTATAAGTATAGTGTTGCTTGGCTCGGTTATGGCGGTCGGGTTCTCCTTGTTAAGCGTTAATTATTATATCAGCGGTCTTGATAAAGGCTTGAAAGGAGTGATGTTCGATATTGCCAGAACAACTGATGTGGCAGACGGGCAGTCGGTTGATGTCATTGGTTTTAATGTTGCCAGGCGTTGGGAGGATACTCCTGAAATTATTCAGAAGCGCTTTGGGTCGCCACCAGAAGAGGTCAATCAGCTCCAGAAATTAAAGGACCAGTCTTCAATTTTTTCCATTCCTGAAAATATCTATTTCGTGGTATTAGCCGATATGCCTGAGGGCGGGAGAAAGTTTGTCTCAAGGATCATGCTGGAAAGGGACAGGGTTGAGCTCCCGGGGGACACTCCTCCCAAGAACCGCCTGTATTGGGCGCTTTTTAGTGCACTGCTGGCCATATCAGTATTTTCGTTCATCTTGTTCATGATCATGCAAAAGATCGCCAAGCCTGTCGAGTCATTAAAAAACTGGGCAAAATCAATGGATCAGGACAATATACAAAGCTCTCCACCTGATTTCAGTTACAGCGAACTGAATGTTTTGGCCTCGATGATCCAGAGTAGCTTAATCTCCGCACACCGAAGCCTGGAGCGTGAGCAGGATTTTTTAAGTTACGCCAGCCATGAACTGCGCACTCCTATTTCGGTGATTCGTAGCAATGTTGATCTGCTCCAGCGTCTCAGCGAAAAATGCCCTCTCAGTGAGAAACAGCAACTCACGTTGCAGCGTATTCAACGGGCAGGCTTAACAATGAGCGACTTGACCGAAACCTTACTCTGGCTTAGCCGTGGTGATGAACAGGATATGGAGCCTGAGCCGATAAATCTGCATGAGAAGGTTAACTTTTTGTGCGATGAGCTCAATTATTTGCTTAATAATAAAGATGTCGATGTTGATATTGATGTGGAGTCCTTTCAGATTAATGTAAGGGCAACCGCCTGTCATATAGTTTTAAGTAACCTTATTAGAAATGCATATCAACATACACAGCATGGTCAGGTAAAAGTAATACAGTCTGGCAGTCGCGTTACTATTATTAATAGCAAACGTAAAATTGATTCATCATTGTTTGAAACAGGCTCAAAAATCAAAAAAGTGGCAATGGGTTACGGTTTGGGTTTACAGTTGAGTGAAAAAATCATTAAACGTCACGGCTGGTTTTATGAGATAGCGGATGAACAAGGGCACTATCAGGTCACTGTCGACTTTTGCGATAGTAATCACGCGGACCCAGGCAAGGATTTCCCCCGATCCGGCGGGCATGCTTCGACAATTCCGGAAGAGGAGTAA
- a CDS encoding RidA family protein, which produces MTIERISTNNRMSRIVKHNGVAYLCGQVAKERTGDIHTQVTGMLEKVDELLESIGSGRDKILSATIYLADMADFQALNEVWDNWVPDGEAPARACVQAQMASPELLVEISVIAATS; this is translated from the coding sequence ATGACTATAGAGCGTATTTCCACGAATAACCGCATGAGCAGGATCGTAAAGCACAACGGCGTTGCTTACCTTTGCGGTCAGGTTGCCAAAGAAAGGACCGGTGACATTCATACCCAGGTAACCGGGATGCTGGAGAAAGTGGACGAACTGTTGGAGAGCATCGGTTCCGGACGCGACAAAATTCTGTCCGCAACCATCTACCTCGCCGATATGGCTGATTTCCAGGCCTTGAACGAGGTATGGGATAACTGGGTACCTGACGGGGAAGCCCCTGCAAGAGCCTGTGTGCAGGCACAAATGGCGTCTCCGGAGTTGCTGGTAGAAATCTCTGTAATTGCCGCGACATCCTGA
- a CDS encoding efflux transporter outer membrane subunit, with product MIKTTARTVRKFRLLPLAGAVLLAGCSSLAPDYTRPELPVPNEWQNQPVEGSHGLSTQQAAEVPWQDFIKDTRLTRIIELALSNNRSLRQTLADVEAARATYRIQRADLLPQIDAGLNGTRSRSSGRTSSSYEAEVGLSSYEIDLFGKNRSLSDAQMEAYLASAETAKAAQIALVSEIANAWLTLAADKSTLSLARETQSNAQNAMDITRQRLTFGVDSRIDLANAETIYHSARSDIALYTTQVNQDLNALHLLVGSQFDGSLLPNALPDSTSLVADVPAGLSSTLLLQRPDVLAAEHSLKSANANIGAARAAFFPSLSLTTTGGLASSVLADIFSGGASSIWTIAPGLTLPIFDNGANDAGLAYSEAQQRKQLAAYEYAVQTAFSEVADALARRATIQEQLDAEAALVAAANRSYQLSRALYKNGVDSFQSTLEAQRTLYSAQQSLITTRQADLDNRITLYRVLGGGIADPESEQDAG from the coding sequence ATGATTAAAACAACCGCTAGAACAGTGCGTAAATTCAGACTACTGCCGCTCGCGGGAGCAGTATTGCTCGCGGGTTGCAGTTCATTGGCTCCGGACTACACCCGTCCGGAACTGCCCGTCCCCAATGAATGGCAGAATCAACCGGTTGAAGGTTCCCACGGCTTATCGACACAACAAGCTGCCGAGGTGCCGTGGCAGGACTTTATCAAGGATACCCGTTTAACCCGGATAATTGAGCTGGCTCTGAGCAACAACCGAAGCCTGCGCCAAACCCTTGCTGATGTTGAAGCTGCCCGGGCTACTTACCGTATCCAACGGGCTGACCTGTTACCTCAAATTGATGCGGGGCTGAACGGAACGCGCAGCAGATCGTCGGGAAGAACAAGCTCATCTTATGAAGCGGAGGTGGGGTTAAGCAGTTACGAAATTGACTTATTCGGGAAAAACCGAAGTCTGAGCGATGCCCAGATGGAAGCATATTTAGCCAGTGCAGAAACCGCAAAAGCAGCACAGATTGCACTTGTCAGTGAGATCGCCAATGCCTGGCTAACCCTGGCTGCTGATAAAAGCACTTTGAGTTTAGCCCGGGAAACTCAAAGCAATGCTCAGAACGCCATGGATATTACCCGGCAGCGTTTAACCTTTGGCGTCGATTCCCGGATCGATCTGGCCAACGCTGAAACCATATATCACAGTGCCCGCTCAGATATTGCCCTGTACACAACACAGGTGAATCAGGATCTTAATGCCTTGCACCTGCTGGTTGGTTCGCAGTTTGATGGCAGCCTGCTTCCCAATGCGCTACCTGATAGCACATCCCTGGTGGCCGATGTCCCCGCGGGCTTGTCATCCACTCTACTGCTGCAGCGCCCGGATGTGCTGGCCGCAGAGCATAGCCTGAAATCTGCCAATGCCAATATAGGGGCTGCCCGGGCGGCATTTTTTCCTTCATTGTCATTAACCACAACCGGTGGTCTCGCCAGCTCAGTATTAGCTGATATTTTCAGCGGTGGTGCCAGCAGCATCTGGACTATTGCTCCAGGTTTGACCCTGCCAATCTTTGATAACGGTGCCAATGATGCCGGCCTCGCTTACAGCGAAGCGCAGCAACGTAAACAACTTGCGGCATACGAGTATGCCGTTCAGACTGCCTTTTCTGAGGTAGCTGACGCACTAGCACGCAGAGCGACGATACAAGAACAGCTCGATGCAGAGGCAGCTCTGGTAGCGGCGGCAAACCGCAGTTACCAATTATCCCGGGCGCTCTATAAGAATGGTGTGGATAGCTTTCAAAGCACACTGGAAGCACAGCGAACACTGTATAGCGCACAACAATCGCTGATTACGACCCGGCAAGCAGATCTTGATAACCGTATCACGCTATACAGGGTGTTAGGTGGCGGGATAGCTGATCCTGAGTCAGAACAGGATGCAGGTTGA